In Aedes albopictus strain Foshan chromosome 3, AalbF5, whole genome shotgun sequence, the following are encoded in one genomic region:
- the LOC134289963 gene encoding uncharacterized protein LOC134289963 isoform X1, giving the protein MSRNQYSNLRIGHLNVRGLEHHIDGVKLLLDSNQYHVFAVTETKLKSSSPVGPVRIPAYNFVRHSLPCRRGRGTRACGGIGIYVRKGIKATLVAKSVFDPAIPVSHRIEFLAIQFRINELNICVMSFYNPLCTNPHFSQVYEKVLIDLLDFGFDKLFIVGDFNINVKSSQPSLNLTALNRINSTFNLTILPTGPTRITENTATTIDLLIVDSPENVIKSKTSTANTISDHEVVYLLANVRIRRPSPQTIKVRNMQAIDPLRLQADFQAKDWGPFYAAEDASTKAEFLTSELKTLLQHHAPERTLVVRDKQTPWITEEIKRAIEIRNLAYTLYSRNPNRIRGDNQWLDYTMKRDRANSLIYTAKKRYAEMHFDHTLPAKKLWSNLRREGVHNNPKKGTPAENINPDELNVFFSEGHRHLQNRTQFDTLTEPPHRTAVDRGEPRFDFRHTNVEEICRKIYEIDTNATGSDGISISFIKLLCPYILPTLCHLFNSIIDSKSFPPCWKKAIITPIPKVCNPTQLKDFRPISVLPAISKILEKILLGQITEHINNPTSPLLARFQSGYRKGYSTTTALGKVVHDIYDGFSRNHCTVMVLVDFSLAFNCVNHRILKAKLRDEFRFSQAACSLITSFLERRRQSVRMHDGMSEERDVVDGTPQGSCLSALLFSMYINSLPSSLTCSHHLYADDLQIYISGPASDIGALVQSINEDLEAINNWASINRLSPNPKKTQAIIFSKAGTVTPTTAITFCGEIVPLSTNVTNLGLQLDNNLSWTHQVNDVVRKTYNILRTFRRFAPVLSLPTRKKLVQAVIVPVFTYADVVYYPGLAASLKEQLHRCYKSAVRFVFNLRRRDSTAAVRNSILGHDLPFNYQLRICAFMRQAYYNEQPEYILQHLQRGQLERTRCFIIPRHTTSSGKSLLVYGATCWNGLSLELKQKPTISSFKTVMKNLV; this is encoded by the coding sequence ATGTCTAGAAACCAATACTCCAATCTACGTATTGGCCATCTCAATGTCCGTGGGCTAGAACATCACATTGATGGCGTAAAACTACTACTTGACAGCAACCAGTACCACGTCTTCGCAGTAACTGAAACCAAGCTTAAATCGTCTAGTCCGGTCGGTCCTGTACGCATCCCCGCCTACAATTTCGTCAGGCATTCACTACCATGTAGAAGAGGTCGTGGAACAAGAGCCTGTGGTGGAATTGGAATTTACGTTCGCAAGGGTATAAAAGCCACACTAGTTGCCAAATCTGTCTTCGATCCGGCGATCCCCGTTAGCCATAGGATAGAATTTCTTGCAATCCAATTCAGGATCAACGAGCTAAATATCTGCGTAATGTCTTTTTACAATCCGCTTTGCACAAATCCCCATTTCAGTCAGGTTTACGAAAAAGTTCTTATCGATTTGCTTGACTTCGGATTCGACAAGCTGTTTATTGTAGGGGACTTCAACATCAACGTCAAGTCTTCCCAACCATCGTTAAATCTAACAGCACTCAACCGCATAAACTCAACGTTCAATCTCACGATTCTACCAACGGGCCCCACACGTATAACCGAAAACACTGCGACGACAATAGACCTGCTGATTGTAGACTCACCGGAAAATGTGATCAAATCAAAAACATCGACTGCAAACACAATTTCCGATCACGAAGTGGTCTACCTTCTAGCCAACGTGAGGATACGCCGACCAAGTCCCCAAACCATCAAAGTACGAAACATGCAAGCCATCGACCCTCTCCGGCTACAAGCGGATTTTCAAGCGAAGGATTGGGGGCCTTTCTATGCTGCTGAGGATGCGTCGACCAAAGCCGAATTCCTGACGTCTGAGCTGAAAACCCTGTTACAACATCATGCTCCGGAGCGTACGCTGGTGGTACGGGATAAACAAACACCCTGGATAACGGAAGAAATCAAACGAGCGATCGAAATCAGAAATTTGGCGTACACTCTGTATTCACGCAACCCAAACAGGATTCGTGGAGATAACCAGTGGTTGGACTACACCATGAAGAGAGACAGGGCGAACTCTCttatctacacagcaaaaaagcGGTATGCCGAGATGCATTTCGACCATACCTTGCCAGCGAAGAAGCTATGGAGCAACTTAAGGAGAGAAGGGGTTCACAACAATCCGAAAAAAGGTACACCTGCAGAAAATATCAACCCTGACGAACTAAACGTTTTCTTCAGTGAAGGCCACAGGCACCTACAAAATAGAACACAGTTTGATACATTGACTGAACCACCCCATCGTACTGCTGTTGATCGTGGAGAGCCACGTTTCGACTTTCGTCACACGAACGTGGAAGAAATCTGTCGTAAAATCTATGAAATCGATACTAACGCTACTGGCTCAGATGGTATATCGATCTCCTTTATTAAGCTCCTATGTCCTTACATACTACCCACACTTTGCCATCTTTTCAATTCGATCATCGACTCCAAGTCCTTTCCGCCCTGCTGGAAAAAAGCGATTATTACACCGATCCCCAAAGTTTGTAATCCTACCCAACTTAAAGACTTCCGGCCTATCAGTGTCCTGCCGGCAATTTCGAAAATACTGGAGAAGATTTTGCTTGGACAAATCACAGAGCACATCAACAATCCTACTTCCCCACTCTTAGCAAGGTTTCAATCGGGATATCGTAAAGGATACAGTACGACCACTGCCCTAGGGAAGGTAGTCCACGATATCTACGACGGTTTTAGCAGAAATCATTGCACAGTTATGGTGCTAGTCGACTTTTCCCTGGCATTCAACTGTGTAAACCATCGGATCTTGAAAGCAAAACTCCGTGATGAATTCCGTTTCTCCCAAGCTGCCTGTAGCCTGATAACATCGTTTTTGGAACGCAGGAGACAATCTGTTCGAATGCATGACGGGATGTCCGAAGAACGTGATGTCGTTGACGGTACACCGCAGGGGTCATGTTTGAGCGCTTTACTGTTCAGCATGTACATTAACAGCTTGCCGTCATCTCTAACATGTAGCCATCATCTTTATGCCGACGACCTTCAAATATACATTTCCGGACCGGCAAGTGACATCGGCGCACTCGTCCAATCAATCAACGAAGACCTCGAGGCAATAAACAACTGGGCTAGCATAAACAGGTTGTCTCCTAATCCAAAGAAGACCCAAGCTATAATTTTTAGCAAAGCTGGGACTGTTACTCCCACTACTGCTATTACGTTTTGCGGTGAAATAGTGCCTTTGTCCACCAATGTGACAAACCTCGGATTGCAGCTAGATAATAACTTATCATGGACCCACCAAGTTAACGACGTGGTAAGGAAAACTTACAACATCTTGCGTACTTTTCGTAGATTCGCTCCAGTGCTTTCATTGCCCACGCGGAAAAAGCTGGTTCAAGCCGTAATCGTACCCGTCTTCACATACGCCGATGTTGTATATTATCCCGGGCTTGCAGCTAGCCTTAAAGAACAACTTCATAGGTGCTACAAATCGGCTGTGAGGTTTGTGTTCAACTTGCGACGTAGGGATTCAACTGCAGCAGTAAGAAACTCGATCCTTGGACATGACTTGCCGTTCAACTACCAGCTACGTATCTGCGCGTTTATGAGGCAGGCCTACTACAATGAACAACCTGAGTACATTCTACAGCATCTACAGCGTGGACAACTAGAACGGACTCGTTGTTTTATTATCCCCCGACACACAACATCAAGTGGAAAAAGCCTGTTAGTATATGGTGCTACCTGCTGGAATGGGCTATCGCTCGAGCTGAAACAAAAACCAACAATATCATCCTTCAAAACTGTCATGAAAAATCTAGTTTAA
- the LOC134289963 gene encoding uncharacterized protein LOC134289963 isoform X2 translates to MGKEEKCGLCGCFDPPAKGKVKKGKKVQQVGWICCDKCSAWFHLSCARISDSLISHIQCYTFLCENCAIRGSLMPKQANVAPNSDEVTQLKELVQDLSTKLTKLQAELDNVRSTSKKQIDRIQCKVNNEDQLDSKRTAQTALINNIEAKLEIIEAGARMASNCSQSTNCFRLAINKIPFREGENVRGIVEDVLGFLDMKEALSNVSNCFRLRVKPSKWSDRTISPTIAVIFDSRMVRDNVLKQYYDRHKQAKLCRLKHAPALEYRFTINEMLSVQTFRTRNLALRLKQRKVIKSVFVRNDRIAILLPGKERYTPVESSSHLLELTDSTRCEQEDSSVFFDALSANMSTSSRS, encoded by the coding sequence ATGGGAAAGGAAGAAAAGTGCGGTCTGTGCGGCTGTTTTGATCCCCCCGCGAAGGGAAAGGTGAAGAAAGGGAAGAAAGTCCAACAAGTAGGCTGGATCTGTTGTGACAAGTGCTCAGCGTGGTTCCATCTTAGTTGTGCACGTATCAGTGATTCACTGATTAGTCATATTCAGTGCTACACATTTCTCTGCGAAAATTGTGCTATCAGAGGAAGCCTAATGCCCAAGCAGGCAAATGTTGCCCCCAACAGTGACGAGGTTACGCAGCTGAAAGAATTAGTGCAGGATCTTTCCACCAAGCTTACCAAACTCCAGGCTGAACTGGACAATGTCCGCTCCACTAGTAAGAAGCAGATAGATAGAATCCAGTGTAAGGTGAACAACGAAGACCAACTTGATAGCAAACGTACAGCCCAAACTGCCCTAATCAACAACATCGAAGCCAAACTCGAAATTATCGAAGCAGGAGCTAGAATGGCAAGCAATTGTTCCCAGTCAACGAACTGCTTTAGACTTGCCATCAATAAAATACCTTTTCGGGAGGGTGAAAATGTTCGCGGTATAGTTGAAGATGTTCTTGGGTTTCTGGACATGAAGGAGGCTTTGTCTAACGTATCAAATTGTTTCCGACTTCGGGTCAAGCCATCGAAGTGGTCAGACAGAACTATTTCACCGACTATTGCTGTTATTTTCGACAGTCGTATGGTACGTGACAATGTTCTGAAGCAATACTACGACAGGCACAAACAAGCAAAGCTGTGTCGTCTGAAACATGCTCCTGCGCTTGAGTATCGTTTCACCATCAACGAAATGCTTTCCGTTCAAACCTTCAGGACCCGTAACCTGGCCCTTCGCCTGAAGCAGAGGAAGGTTATCAAATCGGTATTCGTACGGAATGACAGAATCGCTATACTTCTTCCAGGCAAAGAACGGTACACTCCGGTCGAGAGCTCTAGTCACCTTCTCGAACTCACTGATAGTACGCGCTGTGAACAGGAAGACTCGTCTGTTTTCTTTGACGCCTTGTCGGCGAATATGTCAACCTCCTCCCGTAGCTAA